A stretch of Triticum aestivum cultivar Chinese Spring chromosome 1D, IWGSC CS RefSeq v2.1, whole genome shotgun sequence DNA encodes these proteins:
- the LOC123182999 gene encoding serine/threonine protein phosphatase 2A 57 kDa regulatory subunit B' kappa isoform, whose translation MWKQFLSKLPRTKSTRDGGGGDSGQCSGGGNGNPIQRTSSVPAGGGGRSASTIKRMSSAVFPSSVVAGIEPLVAFKDVPGSERHNLFVSKLGLCCAVFDFSDPAKSSAEKDIKRQTLLDLIDFVDSSSGRFPEAVIAACSRMLAVNLFRVFPPSYRSGAGSSSGGGGEGDEDEPMFDPAWCHLQLVYELLLKFIGSNSLDAKIGKKYFDHSFIVRLLNLLDSEDPRERDSLKTILHRIYGKFMVHRPFIRKAVSNIFYHFVFETQRHNGIAELLEVFGSVISGFALPLKEEHKIFLWRVLIPLHKPKSVGVYLQQLTYCVTQFLEKDPKLAGSIIIGLLRYWPVTNSQKEVMFLSEIEEILEATSMVEFQKCMVPLFRRIAHCINSSHFQVAERALFMWNNDHIISLVAQNRQVIMPIIVPALEQNGQNHWNHAVLNLTANVMKMFSEMDEELFSACLTKCKEDEENQASMEEKRRLKWAKLESAAALQPVTGHTAVLVG comes from the exons ATGTGGAAGCAGTTCCTCAGCAAGCTGCCGCGGACCAAGTCcacgcgggacggcggcggcggcgactcgggccAGTGCAGCGGCGGCGGCAATGGCAACCCGATACAGCGCACCAGCAGCGTGCCGGCGGGCGGGGGCGGCCGCTCCGCCTCCACCATCAAGCGCATGTCGTCGGCGGTCTTCCCCTCCAGCGTCGTGGCCGGGATCGAGCCGCTCGTCGCCTTCAAGGACGTGCCCGGCTCGGAGCGCCACAACCTGTTCGTCAGCAAGCTCGGCCTCTGCTGCGCCGTCTTCGACTTCTCCGACCCGGCCAAGAGCTCCGCCGAGAAGGACATCAAGCGGCAGACGCTGCTGGATCTCATCGACTTCGTCGACTCCAGCAGCGGCCGCTTCCCGGAGGCCGTCATCGCCGCCTGCTCCAGGATGCTCGCCGTCAACCTCTTCCGGGTGTTCCCCCCGAGCTACAGGTCCGGCGCTGGCTCgtcatccggcggcggcggcgagggcgacgagGACGAGCCGATGTTCGACCCCGCCTGGTGCCACCTGCAGCTGGTGTACGAGCTGCTGCTCAAGTTCATCGGGTCCAACTCCCTGGATGCCAAGATAGGGAAGAAGTACTTCGACCACTCCTTCATCGTCAGGCTGCTCAACCTCCTCGACTCCGAGGACCCCAGGGAGCGAGACTCCCTCAAGACCATCCTCCACAGGATCTACGGCAAGTTCATGGTGCACCGGCCGTTCATCCGCAAGGCGGTGAGCAACATATTCTACCACTTCGTGTTCGAGACCCAGCGGCACAACGGGATCGCCGAGCTGCTCGAGGTGTTCGGCAGCGTCATCAGTGGCTTTGCATTGCCTCTCAAGGAAGAACACAAGATCTTTCTCTGGAGAGTTCTGATTCCTCTGCACAAGCCGAAGTCAGTTGGGGTGTATCTCCAGCAGTTGACATACTGCGTGACACAGTTTCTAGAAAAGGACCCCAAGCTTGCCGGATCGATAATCATTGGTCTGCTGAGATATTGGCCTGTGACAAATAGCCAGAAGGAGGTGATGTTCCTGAGTGAGATCGAGGAGATCCTGGAGGCTACCAGCATGGTGGAGTTCCAGAAATGTATGGTTCCGTTGTTTCGGCGGATAGCTCATTGCATCAACAGTTCCCACTTCCAG GTTGCTGAAAGAGCACTCTTCATGTGGAACAATGATCACATCATCAGCCTGGTGGCACAAAACCGGCAAGTGATCATGCCCATCATCGTTCCAGCGCTAGAACAGAACGGCCAGAACCACTGGAACCACGCGGTCCTGAACCTGACCGCCAATGTGATGAAGATGTTCTCCGAGATGGACGAGGAACTATTCTCGGCGTGCCTAACAAAGTGCAAGGAGGACGAGGAAAACCAGGCGTCGATGGAGGAGAAACGGAGGCTGAAGTGGGCGAAACTAGAGTCCGCCGCAGCTCTCCAGCCAGTGACTGGCCACACCGCCGTCCTGGTAGGGTAG